One Ostreibacterium oceani genomic region harbors:
- a CDS encoding virulence RhuM family protein, whose protein sequence is MKKADKKRIPLSRKSETDLIRSSAAEYLTFVAATGDGGVEAVYADENIWLSQKMMGVLYDVNVRTVNEHLKKIVADSELQEDSVIRKFRITAADGKNYNTLHYNLSAIIAVGYKVNSERAVQFRKWATTIIKEYTIKAYVMDDERIKSGGSILTEQYFEEQLERIREIRLSERKFYQKITDIYATSIDYDVTAQATKRFFATVQNKLHWAIHGQTAAEVIVDRADHQKQNMGLTTWKDAPKGKIQKFDVSVAKNYLTENEMAQLSRLVNAYLDVAEDMALRKMPMTMQDWETRLNKFIEATDRKILQDVGRVTAEIAKAHAESEFEKYRTIQDRLFESDFDRLLKQIEATPKEGDT, encoded by the coding sequence ATGAAGAAAGCGGATAAAAAACGGATACCCCTTTCTCGCAAGAGCGAAACAGATCTCATCCGTTCATCGGCGGCTGAATATTTGACCTTTGTGGCGGCAACCGGCGACGGTGGCGTTGAGGCGGTATACGCGGATGAAAACATCTGGCTGTCCCAAAAGATGATGGGCGTGCTCTACGACGTCAATGTGCGCACGGTGAATGAACACCTGAAAAAGATTGTTGCTGACAGCGAGTTGCAGGAAGATTCAGTTATCCGGAAATTCCGGATAACTGCCGCCGATGGCAAAAATTACAACACCTTGCACTATAATCTATCGGCCATTATTGCGGTCGGTTATAAGGTCAACTCGGAACGTGCCGTCCAATTCCGAAAGTGGGCCACCACCATCATAAAGGAGTATACCATCAAAGCCTATGTGATGGATGACGAGCGCATCAAAAGCGGCGGTTCGATTCTAACGGAACAATACTTTGAAGAGCAGCTGGAACGTATTCGGGAAATACGTCTTTCTGAGCGCAAATTCTACCAGAAGATTACCGACATTTACGCGACGTCCATTGACTATGATGTGACTGCTCAGGCGACCAAACGCTTTTTTGCAACCGTACAAAACAAGCTGCATTGGGCTATTCATGGACAGACCGCTGCCGAAGTGATCGTTGATCGGGCGGACCATCAAAAACAAAACATGGGCCTGACGACCTGGAAGGACGCTCCAAAAGGTAAAATCCAGAAGTTTGACGTCAGTGTAGCCAAAAATTACCTGACCGAAAACGAAATGGCACAATTGAGCCGATTGGTGAACGCTTATCTGGATGTGGCTGAAGACATGGCCTTGCGCAAGATGCCTATGACAATGCAGGATTGGGAAACACGGCTGAATAAATTCATAGAAGCTACCGACCGCAAAATCCTGCAAGATGTTGGAAGGGTAACGGCGGAAATTGCCAAGGCCCATGCTGAAAGCGAGTTTGAAAAATACCGTACCATTCAGGATCGGCTTTTTGAGAGCGACTTCGATCGTCTATTGAAACAGATAGAAGCCACCCCAAAAGAGGGAGACACGTAA